CCATCATTTTGTTGACCCTTCTACTGTATTGAAGTTTTTTTACTTTTCCTGTAATCATTGTGGTTTTAGATTCACTCTCAGATCGTATTGTCTTTTGTTCCACTTGTTAGTTGGTAAGAACATTGATTCTGCGGCACGGTTGCTCTTGATTAGATTGATTGATAGGAAGTTGCCCATCACTATGGCTCATGGTGTTTTGAATACACACACAGAGATTGCGATTGTTTTGGCGGATACATATTCGGGTTTGGCTGACTTTAAGAATGAGACTAGGGCGTTTGATATTTTGGTTCATGTTTACGCGAGTCAGTTTGCAAGTTTGGGATTTGGTGTTGCATTGGatgtttttagtattttaacgGGTCGAGGGTTACTTCCCTCTTTCAAGACCTGCAATTTTTTTATGAGCTCACTTGTCAAGGCAAATGAATGTGGCAAGAGCTACGAGGTTTTTGTTATGATTTCTCAGCATTATTTGCCAGATGTATTCTTGTTTACTACTGCAATAAGTGCATTGTGCAAAGGAGGGAGGATCGACGATGCAGTGGCATTGTTTCAAAAAATGGAAAACTCAGGGGTCACCCCAAATGTTGTTACTTATAACAATCTCATGCATGGACTGTGCCAACAGGGGAGTCTGGAAGAGGCATTTCGACTCAAGGGGAAAATGGTAGAGAATAGGGTGAACCCAAGTCTTGTAACTTATAGTGTGCTGATAAATGGTCTCATGAAACTTGAGAAATATGAGGAAGCCAATTGTGTTTTAAAAGAGATGTTGGAGAAGGGCTTTGTCCCGAATGAAATTGTGTATAACACATTGATTGATGGCTATTGCAAGATGGGAAATATGATGACTGCGTTGAAGTTAAAGGATGAAATGATATCACAAGGTGTTGTTCCAAATTCAGTTACATTCAATACACTCGTAAGTGGACTCTGCAAGGATAGACAAAATGATCTTGCTGAAAAGTTCTTGAATGAGATGGTAGAGAGAGGTTTATGTATAAATCTTGGTACTATTTTCTCTGTTATAAGTGGTCTCTTAAAAAATTCTAGATTCGACTCTGCACTAGTATTGTTTAAGCTAATGATCTCTAAGAACTTAAGACCTAATGACAGGTTGCTGACAACATTGATGTGTGGGCTTTGCCGGAACAATATGCATTTAGAAGCTTTGAAGCTATATAATATGCTGAGAGATAAAGGATTTGCTTTTAATTTAGTGACCTCGAATGCTCTAATTTATGGGCTGTGTGAAGCAGGAAAGATGCCAGAGGCTAAATCAGTCCTTAAGTTTGTATTAGATAGCGTTGTTGAGTTGGATACATTTACGTATAATGCACTCATTTATGGATACTGTAAAGAGGGTAGATTTGAAAGTGGCTTTATCCTCAAGGAGAAAATGTCAAAGCAAGGAATTTCACCTGACATTGTAACCTACAACTTGTTGACACATGCATTATGTGGTAAGGGTAAAATGGACGAAGCTGTGACACTTTGGCATGAAATCCAAAGAAACGGCCTCGTTTGTAATGTTCATTCATATGGGATCATGATAGACGGTTTCTGCAATGCTGAGAGAATTGAGGAGGCTCGTACTTTTTTTAATCTGTTGCTCAAGCAGAAAATTGAGACAAATTTTGTCATATATAACATACTCATTAGAGCATATTCCAGGATCCCTAACATGCTAGAGGCCTTTAAACTTTTTGATGACATGAGAAGCCGAGACATTATGCCTACGTGTGTCACTTATTCTTCTCTAATACACGGAATGAGCAATGCTGGGTTAGTTTCTGAGGCAAAAAATCTTCTTGATGATATGAAAAAGGTGGGCTTGCCACCGGATGTTATTTGTTATACAGCACTGATTGGTGGATATTGTAAGATAGGTAACATGGGCGAAGCAAGGAGACTCTTGGTGGAAATGTCATCATTTAAAGTGCAGCCTAATAAAGTAACATACACCGTTATTATCGATGGTTACTGTAGGTTGGGTAACATGAAAGAGGCTTCCGAGCTTCTCCGCGAAATGTTGGGCAAGGGAATTGTCCCCGACTCTGTGACGTACAATACATTGACAATGGGATACTGCAAGGAAGGGAAAGTAGAAGAACCCTTCAACCTTTGGGATCACATGTCGGATAGAGGACTAAATTTAGATGAAGTTGGGTGCACTTCTTTAGTTCACTGTATGTCCGAGCAATTCAGTATCGTTGACAAAAAATGACTAGCCAGGGTACTAAGTCTGTTGAAGCGATGCGAATGTTAAAAGGTAAAAGGTCGCCAGGGTACTAAGTCTGTTGAAGCGATGCAAATGTTAAAAGGTCTGTTCCTATTCTTCTCCTTGTATCATTTTATTATAGATCCTCTTCAATTCTGTTTTCAATGACCTGTGGTGCTCTATCCACCCTATCAGATTCCTGAATTTGCTTCATTAATTACTCTGGATTATTATCGCCCTTCCTTCAAGTTTTACAGCTTACAGTCCAAAATCTAGAGAATATGTTACCCATGAAAGATCAGGCATATAGATTTCTGGTTATTGGTTATAATAGCTATTGCTTGATCTTTCAGGACAGTAACTTTCCATGATTAACAAGTGGTCTTGATCTTCATGTGCAGGTGGCCTGAAGATGTTTTTACTGGAGATGTGACTGTCATGGTAATTATAAGTTCATCACATGACAAAAAGGTGAATGCCTTGTGTCAGAGAACAGGTCAAGCCAGGGGCATGGATTTAAGTTCATGCACATATTTTGCTGGAATATACAGTAAGATGATTTTACTTGTTCCATTGTTAAgatgtttatatatttaatttatttgtcCTTCTTTAACAAAAATTGGCTATAAAATTAAGAGTATTTTTTCCGTTTTCCGTTTCTTCCCTAATGTCAATGAATTTGCGTGTGAAAGAATCTGCATCCATGTTGTTTAGAAGTACTAAATTAGGCATGCAGAGTTTTCGTAGAGAAAAGTTTGTGATAGATGATATAGTTTTTTGATAAGAGTTGTAAGTTCTTCAATTCTTGGAATATAAGTGGGTTGAATACTTTGACCTCCTTTATGGTTAACTAACCGTTGAAACACTTCCTTCTCCCtgcaatttgaaaattttcgaCCTACTATTTACTGTAACATTAATACAGAATTCCATCTGCATGCCTTTAGAGCAACAATCATTAAATGTGTAAAAAGATATGGTTATATATAAGACAAGGGTTATAGCTTTTAAATAGTAGGGAGCATTTCGTGAGTAAGCCTAAACCTGGAAATGTCAGCGTGACTTACTTTTCTGTTATATGGAATTGTGTTCTTGCTTGTTAACAAATTTTTGATGATGTAGTGGTTTACAGTTCTCTGAAAGAATCTTTGCTGTCATTATTTATGCCACAGTCACTAGAAGCGCAGGGCACACTAAGGCTCGTCGGTATTGTAGAGTCAAGATACAAGACGATGGGTGAGCCCAGCAATTTATTGAAGTGAAGTCCCATAAATGATGCTATGATAAAATCTAAATATCTAAAGAATAAAGAAATTGCAACATACATTGGAATGTACATTGCTAACCACTAAATGATGGTAAAACAGATACTCATTAACTATAAACAAAAACGAATgccttttatttttcatttaattttgaatttattaacaAACGCATTGAAGAAATGCTTAAAAGGTGTCTAGAGTCTTTAAGCGCACCATGGTGATACCTTTATGATTAAGGGTGTGCATTTAATTGAGGGGTGGCCTAATCAATGTGCCTTGAACCTAGGCTCAACTATGGTTTATGGTATAGTTTTATTTTTACAGCACGTTAACAAAAGATTTGATGTCAAGCTTTACTATGTAGCAACAATATGAATACACTTGCGCGCTCACACTATTGCATGCACTTGTCTCGAGGTGTTGACATGAACAACATTCGTAATTTGTCTTGTTATGTGCAGGGAAAGATCCGACCTGGGAGCAATCGTGCCCTTTCTCgtgaaaaaatttgaaattttattaaaaaatatttgtttcaaCCTCCCTTAAATAGATTAAATTACCTCAACCGGATTCCTAGATCTATCTCTGGTAATGTGGTCCAGATCTCAAACTTGGCATCCATTGTGAAGGTGAGAAACTACACAAGGAATGATGCATGGGGTAAAACAGGTGAGGGACGCTGCCGCTGCTAACAATGAACGTCATTTGTCGCCAAATGAGGCTGAAAAGCAGGTACTCGCCACACTACGTCCCATAACCCAACTTTGGTTCGAATTCTTAACAATTTAATGTCTCATGCACGCGTTTTTCACTTAATAGGTGTGCATATATTGCTATAATTAAGGTTATTGGAAACTCAGAAGTGAAATCTTTGATATGTATTTTCAAGTCACTAGGCCATGGATATAACTACTTTCTGACAAAAGACAGGGATCCAAATTGCTCAATTTTCTGGGCACCACCATGGTGGGGCGACTGCTCCGGCCCCAAGCGCAGTGGCGGAACCACATTGTTTGAAAGCTCATGTCACATCCTTACTCTATATGTTACATGATTAATGATACTTGGAATCAAAATAGGGTTGGAACAATATACCAATATTATTAAGCAATTCACACAAAGAACGTCCatttgatggtttataaaaattttggcatgatgtctcTATATTTTGTATATACCAAAAACTCAAGCAACTACATTACACATATACAAAACATATTCTCATACATATACAAACACATATTGTATTATCATATATATcatggaacttgtttcaaactCTGACATAAAAGTTATagtacatatgcggaagctatacaataagacgtCCAGGTTCTTGTCGAGGAAAGGCACGTCACAAACATCCATTGGCGAATCGGCATCCTATGTATCTTcattacctgatcctgtaatacatgagctacgtgagtttataaaactaaataagttggcacttgtacgtatcaatatgcgtcgAAAGAACATACATAGCAAAtcgtgacaacaatgaatctttaaacaatgtcatatcatagcatatattcatgttcatttttgtacttgagcctcattagttgacctgtactatcGTGCttactttattatatagctactactgtgttggacgtcagggagcaaccgttggcaaccccacgccccatgaacatatattggccaatagctttggtggacttaaaatcacccatgatgtcaacaagctctatatcatgtaaaaatcaatcattttccttcaatgttcatgttcttgttcatgacatagcacccatcatcaatattcatgagttcctttcaTAGTTactacataacaatggaatatggtgctatgtttcatCAATAagcatactaacaatgtacatatagtaATAATCAATGTGAagcatttgaaatcataatattactcatgtattacttcaagaacatgccaacttacagtccaagcttaataacactggtttgagacgatgtttctcgctcctatactgtcaaatacatcaataattCTGTCACTATTGTAAATACTAGATGAAAATCATTCCTTTATTGTCCTCTACATGTACAATaactaaaagaaaagaaaacttaCACTCTTAAGAAGTTCTTGTGATAGAGAACTTAATTCTAACTTCAAAATGATGATAGGAATGAAGAAGAGCTCTTTTGGGAGGAAGTTTTCTAGGTTTGCTTCGTGTTCTTCATGAGGAAGAAGATAAGAATGGTAAAATTGCCGAGAAAAGTCGATCTTTATCTTTTTATACActgttgggcgcatatgcgtgactttccgggcacatatgcgcgcccagTGCTGCCcacctggcgcatatgcgcgagttctggcgcatatgcgcgccacatTCTGTCGATTTAACTTCCGAATTAGCAAAAGTggtcaacatgaaagttgtagccctacgtgttttcttgcatctccaattggtttcaggtcatttggaggtctgagtaaaaagttatgcttattctaccaaaatgtgtcattgtaggaataacgatacacacgacacacttcggggcacttttggcttgtcttccacaatgatttggacaaaacccaaaacatgaaagttgtagcttTATATCTTAACTTTCTAATGGTTttggcctcaca
This region of Primulina eburnea isolate SZY01 chromosome 14, ASM2296580v1, whole genome shotgun sequence genomic DNA includes:
- the LOC140811582 gene encoding uncharacterized protein, yielding MDARRLTVSKSAVTTAALLFQPIKRPLTVSSSIAPQPLQKPKKPNPNSQELWPSNPAPVPAAAACDKSFHGKKKWVSSILSGAHLNYFHCKDLLANFTPHQFDALLWEIHHFVDPSTVLKFFYFSCNHCGFRFTLRSYCLLFHLLVGKNIDSAARLLLIRLIDRKLPITMAHGVLNTHTEIAIVLADTYSGLADFKNETRAFDILVHVYASQFASLGFGVALDVFSILTGRGLLPSFKTCNFFMSSLVKANECGKSYEVFVMISQHYLPDVFLFTTAISALCKGGRIDDAVALFQKMENSGVTPNVVTYNNLMHGLCQQGSLEEAFRLKGKMVENRVNPSLVTYSVLINGLMKLEKYEEANCVLKEMLEKGFVPNEIVYNTLIDGYCKMGNMMTALKLKDEMISQGVVPNSVTFNTLVSGLCKDRQNDLAEKFLNEMVERGLCINLGTIFSVISGLLKNSRFDSALVLFKLMISKNLRPNDRLLTTLMCGLCRNNMHLEALKLYNMLRDKGFAFNLVTSNALIYGLCEAGKMPEAKSVLKFVLDSVVELDTFTYNALIYGYCKEGRFESGFILKEKMSKQGISPDIVTYNLLTHALCGKGKMDEAVTLWHEIQRNGLVCNVHSYGIMIDGFCNAERIEEARTFFNLLLKQKIETNFVIYNILIRAYSRIPNMLEAFKLFDDMRSRDIMPTCVTYSSLIHGMSNAGLVSEAKNLLDDMKKVGLPPDVICYTALIGGYCKIGNMGEARRLLVEMSSFKVQPNKVTYTVIIDGYCRLGNMKEASELLREMLGKGIVPDSVTYNTLTMGYCKEGKVEEPFNLWDHMSDRGLNLDEVGCTSLVHCMSEQFSIVDKK